A region from the Toxotes jaculatrix isolate fToxJac2 chromosome 2, fToxJac2.pri, whole genome shotgun sequence genome encodes:
- the LOC121199448 gene encoding protein kinase C-binding protein 1-like isoform X3 produces MDASLRSKVPDPPGSAERSVAPQKRKVSSPTHSSNGHSASDTSPSPLKKKKKPGAVNCNNKDQSELRHGPFYYMKQPALTTDPVDVVPQDGRNDFYCWLCHREGQVLCCELCPRVYHAKCLKLPAEPEGDWFCPECEKITVAECIETQSKAMTMLTIDQLSYLLKFALQKIKQPGTEPFQKPVSLEQHPDYAEYIFHPMDLCTLEKNIKKKMYGCTEAFLADMKWILHNCIIYNGGNHKLTATAKVIVKICEHEMNEIEVCPECYLSSCQKRDNWFCEPCSQPHPLVWAKLKGFPFWPAKALREKDGQVDARFFGQHDRAWVPINNCYLMSKEIPFSVKKTKSIFNSAMQEMEVYVENIRKKFGVFNYAPFRTPYTPNNQLQMLLDPSNPSAGTVKTEKPDKLRFNFDITASPKMVLSKSSTPSGMSRRVSMTDMPRSPMSTNSSVHTGSDGEQDMEKASRNPAFHYSTGEESMDCSASPVSGKMGPASSVTGSPKPFNPGLVPKQERTAGTGSILNLNLDRVKAEMDLKELSETVQQQQQQQQQQQQQQHHQQQQAASAVVPAPKRHIRSLDKTIESCKAQLGIDEISEDVYKGVDHSDSEDSEKSDSSDSEYLSDEEHKPKSSTQDDRDKAEKKRPKASTDRENKEGATGAGDKATPEPLLKEKQGSNGPDRDIQDKPRTLQSQPLTDKPKAPEEGKAAAATSVAEQDSDSERELVIDLGDEHGGRDSKRARKEPGASTAKTLKESNVAKLEGKLPSSATAATPSREAASNLKDSLQPAITAALNLVSTAASGQPSATTTTSGHTSSPSPASTSVSAASPVPAAVKKQRPLLPKETAQAVQRAVVWNPTKFQTSSQKWHMQKVQRQQQHGEQSAAQTQGQTRSPQQLQSQQQNSSSSTRYQTRQAAKVQQKDPPQNASSAVQITSGSSSFMSGDLQIPTVSADVAADIAKYTNKIMDTIKGTMTEIYNDLSKSTSGNTIAEIRRLRIEIEKLQWLHQQELSEMKHNLELTMAEMRQSLEQERERLVAEVKKQMEVEKQQAVDETKKKQWCANCRKEAIFYCCWNTSYCDYPCQQAHWPEHMKSCTQSATASQQEPEAEPNSDPSIKSSGHSPATQTLTSGAGSISDKSNSPTYMDKSKDSSAVTVT; encoded by the exons ATGGATGCATCTCTACGATCCAAAG TCCCTGATCCACCGGGGTCAGCAGAACGATCAGTGGCACCACAGAAGAGAAAGGTGTCGAGCCCCACTCATTCCTCCAATGGACACTCTGCCTCAGACACCTCCCCCAGCCCTctcaagaaaaagaagaagcctGGGGCTGTCAACTGTAACAATAAAGACCAG TCAGAGCTAAGACATGGTCCCTTTTACTATATGAAGCAGCCAGCACTCACCACAGACCCTGTTGATGTTGTACCGCAGGACGGCAGGAATGACTTCTACTGCTGGCTGTGCCACCGCGAGGGCCAGGTGCTCTGCTGTGAGCTCTGCCCCAGGGTGTACCACGCCAAGTGCCTCAAACTACCAGCCGAGCCCGAGGGCGACTGGTTCTGTCCAGAGTGTGAG aAAATAACAGTTGCCGAATGCATTGAAACCCAGAGCAAGGCAATGACAATGCTGACAATAGACCAACTGTCCTACTTGCTCAAATTTGCACTCCAAAAGATTAAACAGCCTGGG ACTGAGCCTTTTCAGAAGCCTGTGTCTTTGGAACAGCACCCAGATTATGCTGAGTACATCTTCCACCCCATGGACCTGTGTACTTTAGAGAAG aatatcaaaaagaaaatgtacgGCTGCACTGAAGCCTTTCTTGCTGATATGAAATGGATCTTACACAACTGCATCATCTATAATGGAG GTAATCACAAACTAACAGCAACTGCGAAAGTCATTGTCAAGATTTGTGAACATGAG ATGAATGAGATTGAGGTGTGTCCAGAGTGCTACCTGTCTTCATGCCAAAAAAGAGACAACTGGTTTTGTGAGCCATGT AGTCAACCCCACCCCCTGGTCTGGGCTAAGCTAAAGGGTTTTCCTTTCTGGCCAGCAAAAGCACTTCGGGAGAAGGATGGGCAGGTAGATGCACGCTTCTTTGGGCAACATGACAG GGCCTGGGTCCCCATCAACAACTGCTACCTCATGTCCAAAGAGATCCCTTTCtctgtgaaaaagacaaagagcatTTTCAACAGCGCCATGCAAGAGATGGAGGTCTATGTGGAAAACATTCGCAAGAAATTTGGGGTCTTCAACTATGCACCCTTCCGCACTCCCTACACACCCAACAACCAGCTACAGATGCTGTTGGACCCCTCCAACCCCAGCGCTGGgacagtgaagacagagaaaccAGATAAGCTTCGCTTCAACTttgatataacagcatctccaAAGATGGTCCTCAGCAAGAGCTCCACGCCCAGTGGTATGAGTCGGAGGGTCTCCATGACAGACATGCCTCGGTCCCCCATGAGCACCAACTCTTCCGTTCACACAGGGTCTGATGGGGAGCAGGACATGGAAAAGGCCAGCAGGAATCCTGCCTTCCACTACAGCACCGGAGAGGAATCAATGGACTGTTCtg CATCTCCTGTCTCTGGAAAGATGGGTCCTGCAAGCAGTGTAACAGGCAGCCCGAAGCCCTTTAACCCTGGACTGGTGCCCAAGCAAGAAAGGACCGCAGGCACAGGCAGCATCCTCAATCTCAACCTGG ATCGAGTGAAGGCTGAAATGGATCTGAAGGAGCTGAGTGAGACtgtgcagcaacaacaacaacaacaacaacaacaacaacaacaacaacatcatcagCAACAGCAAGCAGCGTCAGCAGTCGTCCCTGCCCCAAAGAGACACATCAGGAGCCTGGACAAGACTATTGAAAGCTGCAAGGCACAGCTCG GTATAGATGAGATATCTGAAGATGTGTACAAAGGTGTGGATCACAGTGATTCTGAAGACTCTGAGAAATCCGACTCAAGTGACAGTGAGTATCTGAGCGACGAGGAACACAAGCCAAAGAGCTCCACCCAGGatgacagagacaaagcagagaagaaaagaccTAAAGCAAGCACGGACCGAGAGAATAAGGAGGGGGCAACAGGGGCAGGGGATAAAGCCACCCCTGAACCCCTGCTCAAAGAGAAACAGGGTAGCAATGGCCCAGATAGGGACATCCAGGACAAGCCCAGAACACTGCAGTCTCAGCCCCTCACTGACAAACCCAAAGCCCCAGAGGAGggcaaagcagcagctgctaCATCGGTGGCTGAGCAAGACTCTGATTCTGAAAGAGAGCTGGTCATTGACCTGGGCGATGAACATGGAGGCCGGGACTCAAAGAGAGCGAGAAAAGAGCCAGGGGCCTCTACTGCCAAAACTCTCAAAGAGTCTAATGTTGCCAAGTTGGAAG GTAAATTGCCTTCATCTGCTACCGCAGCAACACCATCACGGGAAGCTGCCTCCAACCTGAAAGACTCCTTGCAACCGGCTATTACAGCAGCCCTCAACCTTGTGTCCACTGCAGCTTCTGGTCAACCCAGTGCCACCACAACTACCAGCGGACATACCagttctccctctcctgcttccACCTCAGTCTCTGCAGCGTCCCCCGTACCTGCAGCTGTAAAGAAACAGCGCCCTCTACTGCCTAAAGAGACGGCCCAGGCAGTGCAGCGGGCAGTGGTTTGGAATCCCACCAAGTTTCAGACGTCCTCTCAGAAGTGGCATATGCAGAAAgtgcagaggcagcagcagcatggagaGCAGTCAGCAGCGCAGACTCAGGGGCAAACACGTAGCCCACAGCAGTTGCAGTCACAACAACAGAACTCCTCCTCCAGTACCCGCTATCAGACCAGACAAGCAGCTAAGG TGCAACAAAAAGACCCGCCTCAGAATGCGTCCTCAGCTGTCCAGATCACATCCGGTAGCTCTTCTTTCATGTCAGGAGACTTACAGATCCCCACAGTGTCAGCTGATGTGGCTGCAGATATAGCCAAGTACACAAACAAA ATTATGGACACAATAAAAGGGACAATGACTGAAATCTACAATGACCTTTCCAAAAGCACATCAGGAAACACAATTGCAGAG ATTCGACGGTTAAGGATAGAGATTGAGAAGCTCCAGTGGCTGCATCAACAAGAGTTGTCAGAGATGAAGCACAATCTAG AACTGACAATGGCAGAGATGAGGCAGAGTCTGGAGCAGGAAAGAGAACGGCTAGTAGCTGAGGTAAAAAAGCAGATGGAGGTGGAAAAGCAGCAGGCAGTGGACGAGACCAAAAAGAAACAGTGGTGCGCGAACTGCAGGAAGGAGGCCATCTTCTACTGCTGCTGGAATACCAGTTACTGTGATTACCCCTGCCAGCAAGCCCACTGGCCGGAGCACATGAAGTCGTGCACGCAGTCAG CCACAGCTTCGCAACAGGAGCCAGAGGCAGAGCCCAACTCGGACCCTTCTATCAAATCATCAGGTCACTCTCCTGCCACACAGACCCTGACCTCGGGAGCAGGATCCATATCAGACAAAAGCAACTCTCCCACATACATGGACAAGAGTAAGGACAGTTCTGCCGTTACTGTGACCTAA
- the LOC121199448 gene encoding protein kinase C-binding protein 1-like isoform X4 yields the protein MHPQSLAEEEIKTESDVVEGMDASLRSKVPDPPGSAERSVAPQKRKVSSPTHSSNGHSASDTSPSPLKKKKKPGAVNCNNKDQDGRNDFYCWLCHREGQVLCCELCPRVYHAKCLKLPAEPEGDWFCPECEKITVAECIETQSKAMTMLTIDQLSYLLKFALQKIKQPGTEPFQKPVSLEQHPDYAEYIFHPMDLCTLEKNIKKKMYGCTEAFLADMKWILHNCIIYNGGNHKLTATAKVIVKICEHEMNEIEVCPECYLSSCQKRDNWFCEPCSQPHPLVWAKLKGFPFWPAKALREKDGQVDARFFGQHDRAWVPINNCYLMSKEIPFSVKKTKSIFNSAMQEMEVYVENIRKKFGVFNYAPFRTPYTPNNQLQMLLDPSNPSAGTVKTEKPDKLRFNFDITASPKMVLSKSSTPSGMSRRVSMTDMPRSPMSTNSSVHTGSDGEQDMEKASRNPAFHYSTGEESMDCSASPVSGKMGPASSVTGSPKPFNPGLVPKQERTAGTGSILNLNLDRVKAEMDLKELSETVQQQQQQQQQQQQQQHHQQQQAASAVVPAPKRHIRSLDKTIESCKAQLGIDEISEDVYKGVDHSDSEDSEKSDSSDSEYLSDEEHKPKSSTQDDRDKAEKKRPKASTDRENKEGATGAGDKATPEPLLKEKQGSNGPDRDIQDKPRTLQSQPLTDKPKAPEEGKAAAATSVAEQDSDSERELVIDLGDEHGGRDSKRARKEPGASTAKTLKESNVAKLEGKLPSSATAATPSREAASNLKDSLQPAITAALNLVSTAASGQPSATTTTSGHTSSPSPASTSVSAASPVPAAVKKQRPLLPKETAQAVQRAVVWNPTKFQTSSQKWHMQKVQRQQQHGEQSAAQTQGQTRSPQQLQSQQQNSSSSTRYQTRQAAKVQQKDPPQNASSAVQITSGSSSFMSGDLQIPTVSADVAADIAKYTNKIMDTIKGTMTEIYNDLSKSTSGNTIAEIRRLRIEIEKLQWLHQQELSEMKHNLELTMAEMRQSLEQERERLVAEVKKQMEVEKQQAVDETKKKQWCANCRKEAIFYCCWNTSYCDYPCQQAHWPEHMKSCTQSATASQQEPEAEPNSDPSIKSSGHSPATQTLTSGAGSISDKSNSPTYMDKSKDSSAVTVT from the exons TCTGGCTGAGGAGGAGATAAAGACAGAGTCTGATGTGGTAGAGGGGATGGATGCATCTCTACGATCCAAAG TCCCTGATCCACCGGGGTCAGCAGAACGATCAGTGGCACCACAGAAGAGAAAGGTGTCGAGCCCCACTCATTCCTCCAATGGACACTCTGCCTCAGACACCTCCCCCAGCCCTctcaagaaaaagaagaagcctGGGGCTGTCAACTGTAACAATAAAGACCAG GACGGCAGGAATGACTTCTACTGCTGGCTGTGCCACCGCGAGGGCCAGGTGCTCTGCTGTGAGCTCTGCCCCAGGGTGTACCACGCCAAGTGCCTCAAACTACCAGCCGAGCCCGAGGGCGACTGGTTCTGTCCAGAGTGTGAG aAAATAACAGTTGCCGAATGCATTGAAACCCAGAGCAAGGCAATGACAATGCTGACAATAGACCAACTGTCCTACTTGCTCAAATTTGCACTCCAAAAGATTAAACAGCCTGGG ACTGAGCCTTTTCAGAAGCCTGTGTCTTTGGAACAGCACCCAGATTATGCTGAGTACATCTTCCACCCCATGGACCTGTGTACTTTAGAGAAG aatatcaaaaagaaaatgtacgGCTGCACTGAAGCCTTTCTTGCTGATATGAAATGGATCTTACACAACTGCATCATCTATAATGGAG GTAATCACAAACTAACAGCAACTGCGAAAGTCATTGTCAAGATTTGTGAACATGAG ATGAATGAGATTGAGGTGTGTCCAGAGTGCTACCTGTCTTCATGCCAAAAAAGAGACAACTGGTTTTGTGAGCCATGT AGTCAACCCCACCCCCTGGTCTGGGCTAAGCTAAAGGGTTTTCCTTTCTGGCCAGCAAAAGCACTTCGGGAGAAGGATGGGCAGGTAGATGCACGCTTCTTTGGGCAACATGACAG GGCCTGGGTCCCCATCAACAACTGCTACCTCATGTCCAAAGAGATCCCTTTCtctgtgaaaaagacaaagagcatTTTCAACAGCGCCATGCAAGAGATGGAGGTCTATGTGGAAAACATTCGCAAGAAATTTGGGGTCTTCAACTATGCACCCTTCCGCACTCCCTACACACCCAACAACCAGCTACAGATGCTGTTGGACCCCTCCAACCCCAGCGCTGGgacagtgaagacagagaaaccAGATAAGCTTCGCTTCAACTttgatataacagcatctccaAAGATGGTCCTCAGCAAGAGCTCCACGCCCAGTGGTATGAGTCGGAGGGTCTCCATGACAGACATGCCTCGGTCCCCCATGAGCACCAACTCTTCCGTTCACACAGGGTCTGATGGGGAGCAGGACATGGAAAAGGCCAGCAGGAATCCTGCCTTCCACTACAGCACCGGAGAGGAATCAATGGACTGTTCtg CATCTCCTGTCTCTGGAAAGATGGGTCCTGCAAGCAGTGTAACAGGCAGCCCGAAGCCCTTTAACCCTGGACTGGTGCCCAAGCAAGAAAGGACCGCAGGCACAGGCAGCATCCTCAATCTCAACCTGG ATCGAGTGAAGGCTGAAATGGATCTGAAGGAGCTGAGTGAGACtgtgcagcaacaacaacaacaacaacaacaacaacaacaacaacaacatcatcagCAACAGCAAGCAGCGTCAGCAGTCGTCCCTGCCCCAAAGAGACACATCAGGAGCCTGGACAAGACTATTGAAAGCTGCAAGGCACAGCTCG GTATAGATGAGATATCTGAAGATGTGTACAAAGGTGTGGATCACAGTGATTCTGAAGACTCTGAGAAATCCGACTCAAGTGACAGTGAGTATCTGAGCGACGAGGAACACAAGCCAAAGAGCTCCACCCAGGatgacagagacaaagcagagaagaaaagaccTAAAGCAAGCACGGACCGAGAGAATAAGGAGGGGGCAACAGGGGCAGGGGATAAAGCCACCCCTGAACCCCTGCTCAAAGAGAAACAGGGTAGCAATGGCCCAGATAGGGACATCCAGGACAAGCCCAGAACACTGCAGTCTCAGCCCCTCACTGACAAACCCAAAGCCCCAGAGGAGggcaaagcagcagctgctaCATCGGTGGCTGAGCAAGACTCTGATTCTGAAAGAGAGCTGGTCATTGACCTGGGCGATGAACATGGAGGCCGGGACTCAAAGAGAGCGAGAAAAGAGCCAGGGGCCTCTACTGCCAAAACTCTCAAAGAGTCTAATGTTGCCAAGTTGGAAG GTAAATTGCCTTCATCTGCTACCGCAGCAACACCATCACGGGAAGCTGCCTCCAACCTGAAAGACTCCTTGCAACCGGCTATTACAGCAGCCCTCAACCTTGTGTCCACTGCAGCTTCTGGTCAACCCAGTGCCACCACAACTACCAGCGGACATACCagttctccctctcctgcttccACCTCAGTCTCTGCAGCGTCCCCCGTACCTGCAGCTGTAAAGAAACAGCGCCCTCTACTGCCTAAAGAGACGGCCCAGGCAGTGCAGCGGGCAGTGGTTTGGAATCCCACCAAGTTTCAGACGTCCTCTCAGAAGTGGCATATGCAGAAAgtgcagaggcagcagcagcatggagaGCAGTCAGCAGCGCAGACTCAGGGGCAAACACGTAGCCCACAGCAGTTGCAGTCACAACAACAGAACTCCTCCTCCAGTACCCGCTATCAGACCAGACAAGCAGCTAAGG TGCAACAAAAAGACCCGCCTCAGAATGCGTCCTCAGCTGTCCAGATCACATCCGGTAGCTCTTCTTTCATGTCAGGAGACTTACAGATCCCCACAGTGTCAGCTGATGTGGCTGCAGATATAGCCAAGTACACAAACAAA ATTATGGACACAATAAAAGGGACAATGACTGAAATCTACAATGACCTTTCCAAAAGCACATCAGGAAACACAATTGCAGAG ATTCGACGGTTAAGGATAGAGATTGAGAAGCTCCAGTGGCTGCATCAACAAGAGTTGTCAGAGATGAAGCACAATCTAG AACTGACAATGGCAGAGATGAGGCAGAGTCTGGAGCAGGAAAGAGAACGGCTAGTAGCTGAGGTAAAAAAGCAGATGGAGGTGGAAAAGCAGCAGGCAGTGGACGAGACCAAAAAGAAACAGTGGTGCGCGAACTGCAGGAAGGAGGCCATCTTCTACTGCTGCTGGAATACCAGTTACTGTGATTACCCCTGCCAGCAAGCCCACTGGCCGGAGCACATGAAGTCGTGCACGCAGTCAG CCACAGCTTCGCAACAGGAGCCAGAGGCAGAGCCCAACTCGGACCCTTCTATCAAATCATCAGGTCACTCTCCTGCCACACAGACCCTGACCTCGGGAGCAGGATCCATATCAGACAAAAGCAACTCTCCCACATACATGGACAAGAGTAAGGACAGTTCTGCCGTTACTGTGACCTAA
- the LOC121199448 gene encoding protein kinase C-binding protein 1-like isoform X2, which yields MSLAEEEIKTESDVVEGMDASLRSKVPDPPGSAERSVAPQKRKVSSPTHSSNGHSASDTSPSPLKKKKKPGAVNCNNKDQSELRHGPFYYMKQPALTTDPVDVVPQDGRNDFYCWLCHREGQVLCCELCPRVYHAKCLKLPAEPEGDWFCPECEKITVAECIETQSKAMTMLTIDQLSYLLKFALQKIKQPGTEPFQKPVSLEQHPDYAEYIFHPMDLCTLEKNIKKKMYGCTEAFLADMKWILHNCIIYNGGNHKLTATAKVIVKICEHEMNEIEVCPECYLSSCQKRDNWFCEPCSQPHPLVWAKLKGFPFWPAKALREKDGQVDARFFGQHDRAWVPINNCYLMSKEIPFSVKKTKSIFNSAMQEMEVYVENIRKKFGVFNYAPFRTPYTPNNQLQMLLDPSNPSAGTVKTEKPDKLRFNFDITASPKMVLSKSSTPSGMSRRVSMTDMPRSPMSTNSSVHTGSDGEQDMEKASRNPAFHYSTGEESMDCSASPVSGKMGPASSVTGSPKPFNPGLVPKQERTAGTGSILNLNLDRVKAEMDLKELSETVQQQQQQQQQQQQQQHHQQQQAASAVVPAPKRHIRSLDKTIESCKAQLGIDEISEDVYKGVDHSDSEDSEKSDSSDSEYLSDEEHKPKSSTQDDRDKAEKKRPKASTDRENKEGATGAGDKATPEPLLKEKQGSNGPDRDIQDKPRTLQSQPLTDKPKAPEEGKAAAATSVAEQDSDSERELVIDLGDEHGGRDSKRARKEPGASTAKTLKESNVAKLEGKLPSSATAATPSREAASNLKDSLQPAITAALNLVSTAASGQPSATTTTSGHTSSPSPASTSVSAASPVPAAVKKQRPLLPKETAQAVQRAVVWNPTKFQTSSQKWHMQKVQRQQQHGEQSAAQTQGQTRSPQQLQSQQQNSSSSTRYQTRQAAKVQQKDPPQNASSAVQITSGSSSFMSGDLQIPTVSADVAADIAKYTNKIMDTIKGTMTEIYNDLSKSTSGNTIAEIRRLRIEIEKLQWLHQQELSEMKHNLELTMAEMRQSLEQERERLVAEVKKQMEVEKQQAVDETKKKQWCANCRKEAIFYCCWNTSYCDYPCQQAHWPEHMKSCTQSATASQQEPEAEPNSDPSIKSSGHSPATQTLTSGAGSISDKSNSPTYMDKSKDSSAVTVT from the exons TCTGGCTGAGGAGGAGATAAAGACAGAGTCTGATGTGGTAGAGGGGATGGATGCATCTCTACGATCCAAAG TCCCTGATCCACCGGGGTCAGCAGAACGATCAGTGGCACCACAGAAGAGAAAGGTGTCGAGCCCCACTCATTCCTCCAATGGACACTCTGCCTCAGACACCTCCCCCAGCCCTctcaagaaaaagaagaagcctGGGGCTGTCAACTGTAACAATAAAGACCAG TCAGAGCTAAGACATGGTCCCTTTTACTATATGAAGCAGCCAGCACTCACCACAGACCCTGTTGATGTTGTACCGCAGGACGGCAGGAATGACTTCTACTGCTGGCTGTGCCACCGCGAGGGCCAGGTGCTCTGCTGTGAGCTCTGCCCCAGGGTGTACCACGCCAAGTGCCTCAAACTACCAGCCGAGCCCGAGGGCGACTGGTTCTGTCCAGAGTGTGAG aAAATAACAGTTGCCGAATGCATTGAAACCCAGAGCAAGGCAATGACAATGCTGACAATAGACCAACTGTCCTACTTGCTCAAATTTGCACTCCAAAAGATTAAACAGCCTGGG ACTGAGCCTTTTCAGAAGCCTGTGTCTTTGGAACAGCACCCAGATTATGCTGAGTACATCTTCCACCCCATGGACCTGTGTACTTTAGAGAAG aatatcaaaaagaaaatgtacgGCTGCACTGAAGCCTTTCTTGCTGATATGAAATGGATCTTACACAACTGCATCATCTATAATGGAG GTAATCACAAACTAACAGCAACTGCGAAAGTCATTGTCAAGATTTGTGAACATGAG ATGAATGAGATTGAGGTGTGTCCAGAGTGCTACCTGTCTTCATGCCAAAAAAGAGACAACTGGTTTTGTGAGCCATGT AGTCAACCCCACCCCCTGGTCTGGGCTAAGCTAAAGGGTTTTCCTTTCTGGCCAGCAAAAGCACTTCGGGAGAAGGATGGGCAGGTAGATGCACGCTTCTTTGGGCAACATGACAG GGCCTGGGTCCCCATCAACAACTGCTACCTCATGTCCAAAGAGATCCCTTTCtctgtgaaaaagacaaagagcatTTTCAACAGCGCCATGCAAGAGATGGAGGTCTATGTGGAAAACATTCGCAAGAAATTTGGGGTCTTCAACTATGCACCCTTCCGCACTCCCTACACACCCAACAACCAGCTACAGATGCTGTTGGACCCCTCCAACCCCAGCGCTGGgacagtgaagacagagaaaccAGATAAGCTTCGCTTCAACTttgatataacagcatctccaAAGATGGTCCTCAGCAAGAGCTCCACGCCCAGTGGTATGAGTCGGAGGGTCTCCATGACAGACATGCCTCGGTCCCCCATGAGCACCAACTCTTCCGTTCACACAGGGTCTGATGGGGAGCAGGACATGGAAAAGGCCAGCAGGAATCCTGCCTTCCACTACAGCACCGGAGAGGAATCAATGGACTGTTCtg CATCTCCTGTCTCTGGAAAGATGGGTCCTGCAAGCAGTGTAACAGGCAGCCCGAAGCCCTTTAACCCTGGACTGGTGCCCAAGCAAGAAAGGACCGCAGGCACAGGCAGCATCCTCAATCTCAACCTGG ATCGAGTGAAGGCTGAAATGGATCTGAAGGAGCTGAGTGAGACtgtgcagcaacaacaacaacaacaacaacaacaacaacaacaacaacatcatcagCAACAGCAAGCAGCGTCAGCAGTCGTCCCTGCCCCAAAGAGACACATCAGGAGCCTGGACAAGACTATTGAAAGCTGCAAGGCACAGCTCG GTATAGATGAGATATCTGAAGATGTGTACAAAGGTGTGGATCACAGTGATTCTGAAGACTCTGAGAAATCCGACTCAAGTGACAGTGAGTATCTGAGCGACGAGGAACACAAGCCAAAGAGCTCCACCCAGGatgacagagacaaagcagagaagaaaagaccTAAAGCAAGCACGGACCGAGAGAATAAGGAGGGGGCAACAGGGGCAGGGGATAAAGCCACCCCTGAACCCCTGCTCAAAGAGAAACAGGGTAGCAATGGCCCAGATAGGGACATCCAGGACAAGCCCAGAACACTGCAGTCTCAGCCCCTCACTGACAAACCCAAAGCCCCAGAGGAGggcaaagcagcagctgctaCATCGGTGGCTGAGCAAGACTCTGATTCTGAAAGAGAGCTGGTCATTGACCTGGGCGATGAACATGGAGGCCGGGACTCAAAGAGAGCGAGAAAAGAGCCAGGGGCCTCTACTGCCAAAACTCTCAAAGAGTCTAATGTTGCCAAGTTGGAAG GTAAATTGCCTTCATCTGCTACCGCAGCAACACCATCACGGGAAGCTGCCTCCAACCTGAAAGACTCCTTGCAACCGGCTATTACAGCAGCCCTCAACCTTGTGTCCACTGCAGCTTCTGGTCAACCCAGTGCCACCACAACTACCAGCGGACATACCagttctccctctcctgcttccACCTCAGTCTCTGCAGCGTCCCCCGTACCTGCAGCTGTAAAGAAACAGCGCCCTCTACTGCCTAAAGAGACGGCCCAGGCAGTGCAGCGGGCAGTGGTTTGGAATCCCACCAAGTTTCAGACGTCCTCTCAGAAGTGGCATATGCAGAAAgtgcagaggcagcagcagcatggagaGCAGTCAGCAGCGCAGACTCAGGGGCAAACACGTAGCCCACAGCAGTTGCAGTCACAACAACAGAACTCCTCCTCCAGTACCCGCTATCAGACCAGACAAGCAGCTAAGG TGCAACAAAAAGACCCGCCTCAGAATGCGTCCTCAGCTGTCCAGATCACATCCGGTAGCTCTTCTTTCATGTCAGGAGACTTACAGATCCCCACAGTGTCAGCTGATGTGGCTGCAGATATAGCCAAGTACACAAACAAA ATTATGGACACAATAAAAGGGACAATGACTGAAATCTACAATGACCTTTCCAAAAGCACATCAGGAAACACAATTGCAGAG ATTCGACGGTTAAGGATAGAGATTGAGAAGCTCCAGTGGCTGCATCAACAAGAGTTGTCAGAGATGAAGCACAATCTAG AACTGACAATGGCAGAGATGAGGCAGAGTCTGGAGCAGGAAAGAGAACGGCTAGTAGCTGAGGTAAAAAAGCAGATGGAGGTGGAAAAGCAGCAGGCAGTGGACGAGACCAAAAAGAAACAGTGGTGCGCGAACTGCAGGAAGGAGGCCATCTTCTACTGCTGCTGGAATACCAGTTACTGTGATTACCCCTGCCAGCAAGCCCACTGGCCGGAGCACATGAAGTCGTGCACGCAGTCAG CCACAGCTTCGCAACAGGAGCCAGAGGCAGAGCCCAACTCGGACCCTTCTATCAAATCATCAGGTCACTCTCCTGCCACACAGACCCTGACCTCGGGAGCAGGATCCATATCAGACAAAAGCAACTCTCCCACATACATGGACAAGAGTAAGGACAGTTCTGCCGTTACTGTGACCTAA